From one Lotus japonicus ecotype B-129 chromosome 3, LjGifu_v1.2 genomic stretch:
- the LOC130744602 gene encoding pentatricopeptide repeat-containing protein At1g62720-like — protein MKWKGLSVDERTYSSVIGWFCDQDDIDSAHTLLSKMIVKGFSPSVATYNRLVFAYCRQDSVDEAVGILRAMAERGEFTKAFHLHDEMILKGFLPDFVTGFSPAIVTYNALIHGLCFLDRVEEALEILRGMPEMGLSPDAVCYSTVISGFCQIGELGKAYELKIETEEKAIWWLDKDTYDSLMASLSYEDTYSSVMNDYSAKGNMERAFQFFDDMSHNDYLSSYDAYSVFIVRNFDQWKTQTETEHVKTSRQQTKQETINAT, from the exons ATGAAATGGAAGGGCTTGTCCGTTGATGAGAGGACTTACTCGTCTGTCATTGGTTGGTTCTGCGACCAGGATGACATTGATTCAGCTCATACCCTTTTGAGTAAAATGATTGTTAAGGGTTTTTCGCCTTCGGTTGCTACATACAATAGACTTGTTTTTGCATATTGTCGTCAGGATAGTGTTGATGAGGCTGTGGGGATTCTGAGGGCCATGGCTGAGAGAG GTGAATTCACTAAGGCTTTTCATTTGCATGATGAAATGATACTCAAGGGGTTTTTGCCTGATTTTGTTACTGGGTTTTCGCCGGCTATTGTTACATACAATGCGCTTATTCATGGGCTTTGCTTTTTGGATAGGGTTGAGGAGGCTTTGGAGATTTTGAGGGGCATGCCTGAGATGGGGTTGTCCCCTGATGCTGTTTGTTATAGCACTGTTATATCCGGGTTTTGCCAAATCGGGGAGCTGGGGAAGGCGTACGAATTGAAGATTGAGACGGAGGAGAAGGCCATATGGTGGCTTGATaaagatacatatgattcacTTATGGCCAGCCTGTCGTATGAGGATACTTATTCTAGTGTGATGAATGACTACTCAGCTAAAGGTAACATGGAAAgggcttttcaattttttgatgaTATGTCACATAATGATTATTTGTCAAGTTATGATGCCTATAGTGTGTTTATTGTTAGAAATTTTGATCAGTGGAAAACACAAACAGAAACTGAACACGTGAAAACCAGCAGACAACAGACAAAGCAGGAAACAATCAATGCAACATAA
- the LOC130745502 gene encoding diacylglycerol kinase 1-like, giving the protein MGDGNGVRTLKDFSIPDYILLPGTEIRTSSHVPTCPVIVFINTKSGGQLGGELLVTYSTLLNKNQVFDLGVKAPDKVLHQLYANLETLKHKGDNFAAEVQNRLRIIVAGGDGTASWLLGVVADLKLPRPPPVATVPLGTGNNLPFAFGWGKKNPTTDIQSVGSFLNLVRSGKEMKIDSWHITMRMRAPKEGSCDPIAPLELPHALHAFHRVSSTDKLNLEGYHTYRGGFWNYFSMGMDAQISYAFHSERKLHPEKFKNQLYNQSAYLKLGCQQGWFFSSLFQSSRNIAQLTKVKIMKKQGQWEDLHIPRSIRSIVCLNLPSFSGGLNPWGKPNKKKSAYRDLTLPFVDDGMFEVVGFRDAWHGLVLLAPNGHGTRLAQASKIRFEFHKAAAADCTFMRIDGEPWKQPLPQDDDTVVVEISHHGQVNMLATPLCRSKSVHDPSSPSVDHEEEDSSDDESSENWEERRKFGAAETFKYPDGTDEAHIS; this is encoded by the exons ATGGGGGATGGCAATGGCGTTAGAACGTTGAAGGATTTTTCGATTCCGGATTACATACTATTACCCGGAACTGAGATTCGAACTTCTTCCCATGTTCCAACATGTCCTGTGATTGTCTTCATTAATACCAAAAGTGGTGGTCAGCTTGGAGGGGAGCTTCTTGTCACCTATAGTACACTTCTTAACAAAAACCAG GTTTTTGATTTGGGGGTGAAAGCTCCAGACAAGGTGCTGCATCAGCTTTATGCTAATTTAGAAACGCTCAAGCACAAAGGGGATAATTTCGCTGCCGAAGTTCAGAATAGGTTGAGGATAATT GTTGCAGGTGGAGATGGTACTGCCAGCTGGCTTCTTGGGGTAGTAGCTGACCTGAAATTACCTCGGCCACCGCCAGTTGCAACAGTGCCACTGGGGACTGGAAATAATCTCCCCTTTGCATTTGGATGG GGAAAGAAAAATCCAACCACAGACATCCAATCAGTGGGGTCATTCCTGAATCTAGTAAGATCTGGAAAGGAAATGAAAATAGACAG CTGGCATATTACAATGAGAATGAGGGCCCCAAAAGAAGGTTCATGTGACCCGATTGCACCCCTTGAGCTTCCACATGCTCTGCATGCATTTCACCGTGTCTCTTCAACAGATAAACTAAACTTG GAAGGTTATCACACTTACCGTGGGGGATTCTGGAACTACTTTAGCATGG GAATGGACGCCCAAATATCCTATGCATTTCATTCTGAAAGGAAGTTACATCCAGAAAAGTTTAAAAACCAGTTATATAATCAG AGTGCCTATCTGAAGCTTGGATGTCAACAAGGATGGTTCTTTTCTTCTCTGTTCCAATCGTCGCG GAATATTGCTCAGCTGACAAAGGTTAAGATAATGAAAAAGCAAGGTCAGTGGGAAGACCTCCACATACCTCGCAG CATACGATCAATAGTTTGCCTCAACTTGCCTAGCTTTTCTGGTGGACTCAATCCTTGGggaaaaccaaataaaaagaaatcagCTTAT AGGGACCTGACTCTTCCCTTTGTGGATGATGGCATGTTTGAGGTTGTCGGTTTCAGAGATGCTTGGCATGGTCTTGTATTGTTAGCACCAAATGGGCACGGGACTCGTTTGGCACAG GCAAGCAAAATCCGTTTTGAGTTTCACAAGGCTGCAGCAGCTGACTGCACATTCATGAGAATTGACGGAGAACCATGGAAACAACCCCTCCCTCAGGATGATGACACAGTTGTTGTTGAGATATCTCATCATGGTCAAGTGAACATGCTTGCCACCCCATTATGCCGCTCTAAAAGTGTGCATGACCCCTCCTCACCCTCTGTAgaccatgaagaagaagatagcaGTGATGACGAATCATCAGAAAATTGGGAAGAGCGTCGCAAGTTTGGTGCAGCTGAGACATTCAAATATCCCGATGGAACTGATGAGGCTCACATAAGTTAG
- the LOC130745503 gene encoding uncharacterized protein LOC130745503 gives MSRLLACGNVKRFARAVHKKHNTSCVEVFYPMGVPYSTYKLFSYFGVAHKGQTPFVLFKSKVNLLMNGKARNLYTITTNNARYHHHAQVFWNRVCFNKGTVPPQIGQIARAVSLAMMKSNFVVHGMIAFVIGELAWSRGELAEAQSFPTRDSLYLQAQDKRVYLTSALLGVLEILILFLRAVYLVILFSPCIAMAPLVDYFGIQFRKTWIHFVRLTLEKAGPAFIKWGQWAATRPDLFPRDLCGELAEFQTKAPAHKFSYSKKSIENAFGRKLTEIFENFEEEPVASGSIAQVHRAILKYKYPGRQIKPVLVAVKVRHPGVSEAIRRDFIIINLVAKISSFIPNLRWLRLDESIQQFAVFMMSQVDLSREAAYLSRFIYNFRKWKDVSFPMPLYPLVHPSVLVETYEHGQNVLHFVEELEGHEHIKSALAHIGTHALLKMLLVDNFVHADLHPGNILVRVVKRKSPPMQLFKSRPHVVFLDVGMTTELSKGEREYLLEFFKAVALQDGRTAAECTLRLSKRQNCPDPKSFIEEVDNSFKFWRSSEGESVHTADRMQQLLEHVRRCKVNIDGNICAVIVTTLVLEGWQRRLDPEYDVLQALQKLLFKADLAESLSYTIGELVAP, from the exons ATGTCAAG GCTTCTTGCTTGTGGAAATGTTAAAAGGTTTGCACGTGCTGTTCATAAGAAACATAACACTAGCTGTGTGGAAGTATTTTATCCTATGGGGGTCCCTTACTCAACATACAAACTTTTCTCATACTTTGGAGTTGCACACAAAGGGCAAACTCCATTTGTGTTATTTAAATCGAAGGTTAACTTGCTGATGAATGGCAAAGCGAGGAACTTGTATACCATCACTACAAATAATGCAAGATATCATCATCATGCTCAAGTTTTTTGGAACAGGGTGTGTTTCAATAAAGGGACAGTTCCACCTCAAATAGGTCAAATTGCCCGTGCTGTAAGTCTGGCGATGATGAAATCAAATTTTGTTGTCCATGGTATGATTGCTTTCGTGATAGGAGAGCTTGCTTGGTCACGAGGGGAATTAGCCGAAGCACAATCCTTCCCAACAAGGGATTCACTGTACCTTCAAGCACAAGATAAGCGTGTGTATTTGACCTCAGCTCtcttgggagttcttgagattTTAATCTTGTTTCTCAGGGCTGTCTATTTGGTAATTTTGTTCTCTCCTTGCATCGCTATGGCTCCTTTGGTTGACTATTTTGGCATTCAATTTAGGAAAACATGGATTCATTTTGTACGCCTTACTCTTGAAAAGGCTGGCCCAGCATTCATTAAATGGGGTCAATGGGCTGCAACCAGACCTGATCTCTTTCCTAGGGATCTCTGTGGCGAACTTGCGGAATTTCAAACCAAAGCACCAGCACATAAATTTAGCTATAGCAAAAAAAGTATTGAAAATGCATTTGGTCGCAAATTGActgaaatatttgaaaattttgaggagGAACCAGTAGCTTCGGGTAGCATTGCTCAAGTTCATCGAGCTATACTGAAATACAAATACCCTGGTCGGCAAATCAAGCCTGTTCTTGTAGCAGTGAAGGTCCGACATCCAGGAGTGTCCGAAGCAATTAGAAGGGATTTCATCATTATCAATCTTGTCGCCAAGATTTCATCTTTCATCCCTAATTTGAGGTGGTTGAGATTAGATGAAAGCATACAGCAGTTTGCTGTTTTTATGATGTCTCAAGTTGATCTTTCAAGGGAAGCGGCATATCTTAGTCGTTTTATCTATAATTTCCGGAAATGGAAAGATGTTTCATTCCCAATGCCTCTGTATCCCCTTGTGCATCCTTCTGTTTTGGTGGAAACCTATGAACATGGTCAAAACGTGTTGCACTTTGTTGAAGAGCTTGAAGGACATGAGCATATCAAAAGTGCCCTAGCTCATATTGGAACACATGCTCTTTTAAAGATGCTTTTG GTTGATAATTTTGTCCATGCAGACTTGCATCCTGGAAATATTCTTGTCCGTGTAGTGAAAAGGAAATCACCGCCTATGCAGCTCTTTAAGTCAAGGCCCCATGTCGTTTTCCTTGATGTTGGCATGACTACTGAACTTTCTAAGGGGGAACGAGAATATTTACTGGAATTCTTTAAGGCTGTTGCACTTCAAGATGGCCGCACTGCTGCAGAATGCACCCTTAGATTATCAAAACGACAAAATTGCCCTGACCCAAAATCATTCATTGAG GAAGTGGATAATTCTTTCAAGTTTTGGAGGTCCTCAGAAGGTGAATCTGTCCACACAGCTGACCGAATGCAACAGTTGCTTGAGCATGTTAGGCGGTGCAAAGTCAACATAGATGGCAATATCTGTGCTGTCATAGTGACAACATTGGTTCTGGAG GGGTGGCAACGGAGACTCGATCCAGAATATGATGTATTGCAGGCGTTGCAGAAACTGCTATTTAAAGCTGACTTAGCAGAATCTCTGTCTTACACCATTGGAGAACTGGTAGCCCCATGA
- the LOC130744603 gene encoding uncharacterized protein LOC130744603: protein MDAGSSFSHVATHVFDGESYDLWAVRMESYLDALDLWEAVEEDYEILPLPNNPTMAQIKSHNERKTRKAKEKACLFTGVSKTIFPRVMTLKTPKEIWNYLKEEYAGDERIRSMHVLNLMREFELQRMKESETIKEYSDKLFTIANKVRLLGTEFPDSRIVQKILVTVTEKYEASIASMENTKDLSQITLAKVLHALQAQEQRRLMRQEGTTEGALQAKLQNNNGGRNKKKKQNNFNKARGSNKYHQKNNTQVSPPCPHCKKTNHQPKWCWWRPDAKCLKCGQQGHMEKVCKSHKQQGEVKVAEDQQEDEKLFAATCFAAKSSTK from the coding sequence ATGGATGCTGGATCAAGCTTCTCACATGTTGCTACTCATGTCTTTGATGGGGAAAGCTATGACCTTTGGGCTGTGAGAATGGAGTCCTACCTAGATGCTTTAGATCTGTGGGAAGCCGTGGAAGAGGATTATGAAATACTTCCGCTGCCGAATAATCCTACCATGGCTCAGATCAAAAGTCACAATGAGAGAAAAACAAGAAAGGCAAAGGAAAAAGCTTGTCTTTTTACTGGCGTTTCAAAAACGATCTTCCCCAGAGTCATGACACTCAAAACTCCCAAAGAAATTTGGAACTACCTGAAGGAAGAATATGCAGGAGATGAGAGGATTCGAAGCATGCATGTGTTGAACTTGATGAGGGAATTTGAGTTACAAAGAATGAAGGAGTCAGAGACAATTAAAGAGTACTCAGACAAATTGTTCACCATTGCCAACAAGGTAAGGTTGCTGGGCACTGAATTTCCTGATTCCAGGATTGTACAAAAAATCCTTGTAACTGTCACTGAGAAATATGAAGCTTCTATAGCAAGCATGGAGAACACAAAGGATCTTTCGCAGATCACTTTGGCCAAGGTGTTACATGCACTCCAAGCACAAGAGCAAAGAAGGCTTATGAGGCAAGAAGGAACTACAGAGGGTGCCTTACAAGCCAAACTGCAAAACAACAACGGTGGaagaaacaagaagaagaagcagaacaaTTTCAACAAGGCTAGAGGTTCTAACAAGTACCACCAGAAAAACAATACTCAGGTTTCTCCACCTTGTCCTCACTGCAAAAAGACAAATCATCAACCAAAATGGTGCTGGTGGAGGCCAGATGCAAAATGTCTCAAGTGTGGCCAGCAAGGACACATGGAAAAGGTATGCAAGTCTCATAAACAACAAGGAGAAGTCAAGGTTGCTGAGGATCAACAAGAAGATGAAAAATTGTTTGCAGCAACATGCTTTGCTGCCAAAAGCTCCACCAAATGA